GAGACATTAAATCAGAAGCATTAGCAGAAACTGAGGATGTTGCTCAAGCACGGAACGTAGaatcttcaacaacaacaaaccaccCCTTCTTCACCCTGAAGGCAGCAGAACAAACCATCTGTAtcagcaaggggggggggggggcacgacTGGCCTGGGCATTCATCTGAGATGATTCCCAAGGTCTAAGTCACTGTCAGTTTCGTTCTCTCTAGTCCAGGGgtctccaaacctgttcctggagagctaccctcctgtacaTTTTTGCTCCaaccagttgtaactaacctggttcAGTTCATCAACCAGCTAATGATTAGAATCAGGTCTTCTAGATTagggttggattgaaaacctaTAGGAttgtagctctccgggaacagggtcggagagccctgctctagtcTCACAGTGCCAATCTCAAGGTTaagtttacccccccccccccaggctcaAATAAGTACATCAAGCCTGCAAGGCTGTAACCCATTGACATCACCTAATTTGATATCTTCATTTTAAGATACTTCATGACATTCAGTCTTGACTCTTTTGTTTGCAGAGCCATGTTCAGTTCAATTGTTGCATGTGGGGGTTTCTGACTGCAGTCTCCTCTTCAGCAAGTCAAATGCATGCTTGACTGGaatccccagtctgaggtcctgagctctctggagaaggttttcatcgaGGGTCTCTCtacactttgctccgttcatctttccctctatcctgaaaagcctcccagtccctgctgctgaaatccccacagcatgatactgccaccaccatgggattgtgccaggtttcctccagacgtgatggttggcattcagaccaaataaTAGAAttatgtttctcatggtctgagggtctttaggtgccttttgacaaaactcagagcgggctgtcatgtgccttttactgaggagtggcttccatctggctactctaccataacggcctgattggtggagtgctgctgaactctggagccatgtcagagtgaccatcaggttcatggtcacctccctgaccaaggcccttttcccccgattgctcagtttggccgggcggacagctctagggagtcttggtggttccaaacttcttccatttaagaaagatggaggccactgtgttcttgggaaccttcaatactgcagacattgtttggtacccttccccagatctgtgcctcgacacaatcctgtctcagagctctatggacaattccttcaaccttatggcttggtttttgctctgaaatgtaCTGTCAAATATGGGACcatttatagacaggtgtgtgcccttccagatcatgtccaatcaatagaatttaccacaggtggactccaatcaagttgtaaaccATCACAAGGgtgatcaatgcaaacaggaggcacctgagctcaatttctagtctcataacaaagggtctgaatacttatgtaaataaggtatttctgttttttcattgtaataaattagcaaacatttcttaaaaaccttgttttcgctttgtcattgtggggtattgtgtgtagattgacgagggaaatgttttatttaatccattttagaacaaagctgtaacgtaacaaaatgtggaaaaagtcaagaagtctgaatactttccgaatgtactgtatcttcctcaattacctcgtatccCTGCGCaccgactctgtactggtaccccgtgtattaGTAGGCAAGTtatcatttattcatttatttatgcatttattattacttttattattatgttttacttttctattaattctcaattttctttctctctgcattcttgggaagggcccataagtaagcatttcactgtgataatctacacctgttgtttacgaagcatactgacgaatacatttgatttgaaatgatagtttccaaaTAATAAAGTAtcgtttttttttacaaagacattgttaattttgacaaacaatggagtaaaaccatttatttttattaataCTCTGGGTTATGATGGGGTAAGACAGTTGTAACCATTATGAAGCTTTAACTTATATTTTTGAAGAATAAAATGCCATTGAACAGCTGTAAATATTGCATTTGATAAGCATGTGTGCAGGCATTATCTCTCAACCCACTACACTACAGCCTCTGGAATATAGTCAATTTACTATCAGACAACTGAACCGAACAGGGATACTAAAAATAGAATTAAACAAAGAGCACAAAGAGCCTACCTCTTGAACACAGATGTAGATTCTTCTCAGGATAGGCATCTGAATTCATTCTCAAAGCAAAGCAGATGAAATGCCAACTGTTCTTGACACAGGGACTGTCTGGCTCCAGTCTgcgcagtgaaatgcttgtaaccTACTCTCAGTCACATGGTTTGTCACATGTTAACCCAGCAAATGTAAGGGAATTTCTGGATTCCTCTTCAAAATAAAGCTCCTCTTCAAAATAAAGCTCCTCTTCAAAATAAAGCTCCTCTTCAAAATAAAGCTCCTCTTCAAAATAAAAGCGTTATATATAAAACATATAAAAATGTTTTAGAAGAACATTTCGTTCAAATATACACGCAACTAGTACCACGTTTGacacccctttgcctccagaacaaccTGAACTCCTCGGGGCGTGGACACATTGCTCAATTGTCTATGtaagttttttgtttgttgtcagAAAAAAACGGGGGAATAAGTGAAATTAAATATTACAAGAATCAatggacctaacgtgtgccaggaaaacatacCCCGTACCATTACACCACcgtcaccagcctgtaccgttgacaccaggcaggatggggccatggtctctgccatcagcatgacgcaagaGGAACTGGGATTtgtcagaccaggcaatgttctTCCACTTctcagttgtccagtgttggtgatcacgtGCTCACTGGAGCCGctacttcttgtttttagctgatagtgGGGGaaccggtgtggtcgtctgctgcaatagcccatccctGACAAGGACCGAGAGGGCCCCTCAAATAATGCCCACTCACTTCATATTTGCTGTTGTTTCTTAGTCTACTTTTCTTGTTATCCCTCTCTCTTCAACTTAACATTACAAACCATACAAAATGTCTACTTGTCTTGGACCAAAGTGAAAAGGAATTGGATTTCATTATGACAGACACAGGTGTTTTGGTGTCAGGTGTGCGGCTGCAATCTCAATTGAACATAGCCGTAGAGACTGAGCCAATGAAAAGAAGCATGCAATGTCCTTTAATTACATTTTCCCTTTTGAATGGGGATATGTGGCATTTGGCTGCAAGATACTCTGCAGGGCAAGGCAGTTTCTGAGGAAAATATTGTATACATTTTAATATGCATGCTGTGGTATCACCCCATTGCcattatataatataaaataaacagAGCTCTGATGAGAGTATCTCTGTGATTTACATCAGTGCATACCGCTCATCTCATCAGCTCATCTGTCTCATCTGGCAtcagtcatggcaaaatgtgtagaattgcaggaagttgctgtaaaactgcacatttttctctctgctcCATGGCAAAAGTAGCataattgcatgaaattagtttTTAAAAATTCCTTCGACTTGGGGGGACCCCCAACCAAATCTCGCCTAGGGCCCCAAAAGGTTCAGGCCGGCCCTGGGTAGCACAACACAGCTTTGTTTGAAATTCAACCACACAACAGCAGTTAGAGGAGGAATTATTGTTTAAATCATTATTTCAGGGGGCTCAAAGGTTGTTCCATGAATAGAGTGCCTTTTATGTCCTTCAGACATTATGTGTGTACATTTTGATAAAACTAAATTTAACAGTGACTCTAACTAAACTAAACCATGTTAAAAAGGGGAGTTATTGTCACATCAGCTCCTGCATCGTCCTCTACTGCTCATCCTCTCCATGACCTGGggggtgtgctggagtcagagcagatccccaccagctgcaacctgttccataatgaagacctctacaaatactcagccctgccacttccacgctgccagattgtaatctctgctcagtcagtctatgGTTCTAGCCGTTTGTTACTATTCAGATCCTGTTATCCTTGCCTGAcgctggtccctgtctccagtcccaggTCTCatcatcctgctactctgtcctggattccccactatactactcccttggattcccctacGGACCTGCTTACCTTGTCTCAatccctctcgctccagccttaGCCTCCACACCTGGTTTCCAGCAACCCGCCCGAGCTTCCCCTGACCTGCACTCCATCTCCCCCATCTGTTTCAATAAATAACTTGGTTACTTCATCCTAGTCTTCTTGTccgagtctgctcttgggttcccctgttacACTCCACGTAACAGTTATGGCTGATTTAGGATAAAATCGTCAACCATGTTATGTCAACTGTTATAGTAATTTTCCCCTTAGTTTAACATCTTCAGATCGGAAAACATGTTTGCTTGGAAGTTGAACAtactctttatgacagaatgttaaaattaggtaACATAAATATAAAACATAAAATTACACTACACAAAAGGCCCTCTATTCGTGGAATGACACGCATATGCTTGAATTGTGGCATAATGCTTTGAGAGGAGGACTGTGCTTCACTAGTTGTCCATGACCTCACATAATACAAATGTCAACCCTGATACAAAAGTGTTGGAAGTGTCAAACCATTCAAAAAATAGGACTATTTGGGAGCTAATTGATGCCACAATGAAGAAATTAAGATTATACACAATGTCTGGCATGATGAGGAGGAAATCTGAATCTGAAATTTCTGTAATTTAATGAAACGTCAAATGGTTTGTACCATCTGGGGTGTTTATTCACTAGTGTCTGAGGCCCCCTACTGGTCAAGACAATATCTATATTTTGGGCCCTAATTTTCAAGCTAGAACAAGGAATATGCCCTGTTCTCAGCTTTGTAAGAAATAATGATTACATATTTTAAGCTGATGTTAATCAAAACATTGAGGACAATATTTCAATAAAATAACATCTTTTCTCATGTATTTATAGGTCTTTATTTGAAGAGCACACAGACACGTCTTAGTTGTCCATCATGGTCTGAAAGAAAGCCAAAATACAGGCTCAGATGAGTTTCACAAGGCAAACAAAACACATTTGAAACAGAACTAAAGAAGAACACCAAAACACTCAACAGTGAAATGGTTGGAGTCAAGCCCATTTCaacaattcaggaagtaaattcAGTTCCAATTTTCTTCAGTTATTTTCTATGAGGAAAATGTGGACATGGAATTGGAATTTGAGTTTCTAAATTGACTGAATTGCAATGGAATTGACCTCAACCCTGTGTGGTGATGTATAGCGATGTGTTTAGTGATCTGGTCATCAGCAACTCCGGTTACCTCATCAATCCACTCATTGTAGTCGGAGACGCGGGTGAAGACGGTGGGTTTCTTGATGTAGTTGCAGCCCTGGCCGGAGACGAAGCTAGCAATGCCATGCACCTCCCATACTCCCACAGAGTTCTTACAGTTCAGTGGGCCACCAGAGTCACCCTGAAACAGAACACAAAACACTTCATATCTTTGAAATGTTTACCTCACAGGTTGATGAAAATATAATGCTCATCAGCTTTGCTTGAATTTCTTGTATCTTAATTTTTTTGCTTGTATCTCCTGTATATCTAATTGTCTgctccccaaatggcaccctgggCACcttatattgcactactttataccagagccctatgggtgtgtgtgtctgactcacGTTGCAGCCTCCCACCACTCCGTCCCCGCCGGCGCAGACCATGGACCTGCGAATGGACACGCCCCACCAGTCGCTCTGGGTACACGTATTGTGGTCCACCACGGGCATCAGGGCCTGCTGGAGGGTGTCGGGGGTGGGACCTCCGGCTGgaacacacacagcagggggaTAATGAGCATGATTGTAATGAAAGagaacagacatacagtatgctgTCTTGGCCTTACATACAGGCAATTACATACAGGCAGAGACACAGAAGCATGcacggacacgcacacacacacacacacacaccactcatcaCTCACTGGTGAGTCTTCCCCAGCCGGTGATGTAGCAGGGGTAATTATTGGACAGGATGGTTCCGGGGGCGGGGACACAAGCCAGCTGGACCTGGTCACTCAGAGTCACATGCTCTGCCAGTTTGATCATGGCGATGTCATTGCTGGTCGTTTGGGAAATTAGAGTATGAATGGATCAGAATAGATCAGAAACTGTTACTGGTTACTAGTTTACTGTTATCATGGCCATTGAAACCATATATAAGTTCAGTATTTAGAACAATTTCCCACCAATGTGTATAAACTATTTAATATTTAACTAACACTTAATAGGTTATAAACTCTTTATTGCTTATAAATCTGAAAATTCTGCGTCAATAGTGTAAATGTAAAGTTTTACTTGTGTTTTTACAAGCCATTGCCCAACTTACCCTACTGACAGGAGAACAGGGTTATAGTGTCTGTGCACGATGATTCCTTTCTTAGCTGGGAAGTAAGCCTGAGCACTGGGCTCAGCCTCTGCCAGGTTGTGCTTGCCCACAACCACACGATAATTCAGCTTCAGACTGTATGGAGGAATAGGGGAAAAACTGTCCCATTAAACATCATTTTGCAGACCTAATAGACCTACCCGTTCTTCACATTGGTCAAACACAATTGCTTATTTTTTTCACTGTTTTGTACTGGTCAACACCTTTAAAAATAgcagcagtgtgtctgtgtgtgctggcTTACTCAATGCAGTGGGCAGCAGTCATAACCCAGTTGGTAGCGATGAGGGATCCACCACAGGTGTGTCTGTACTCACCATTTCTCTCATACTGCAGAGAGATCTACAAAGACTGACAATGATCAGTATATTCTTACAACACTTAGCAATTAACCTAAACGTAACATTTTAGAGTCCGCTCCATCAACACTTCACAGTCAATATCATAAACACTTCACTTTTACTCAAAACTATCAATGATTTACAGTAGATACAAAGAAAACTTTAGTTTGTTCCATCTAAACATTCCTGTAAGGTCCATTACCATTAAAAGTTTAATTCAGTCAGCACCTCCATCACCTTACCTATTTACAGTTACATTCAGCACCATTtacattttgaaatatttagTTAAAATTTGAAGTATCTTGAACGAAAACCCTGTCTCGACATCCTCACCTGCCAAGGCCAGCTGTTGGGGCGGGCATCCACGCCATTGACCACGCGGGTAGTATCAGGCTTAATGGCTGGGGTTCCACAGCCAGATGCTGCAGACGAGGAAGAGGTACATCCAGGACTTATTACacaaggggtggcaggtagcctagtggttagagcgctgggccagtaactgaaaggttgttagattggatccccgagttgacaaggtaaaaatctgtcgctctgcccactgttcctaggccgtcattgtaaataagaatttgttcttgacttacttgcctagttaaataaaggttaaagagaCACATACATAAATATAACAGGTTTGGAGTGTTGCACATAGATCTATTTACAGGTTGGGGtcattccagtcaattcagaaagtgaaCCAAATTCTAATTCCAAAtgttcctcattgaaaagcattgacgattttggaatttcagtgtacttcctgaattgactgaaatgaaatggaattgacctcaaCCCTGTTATAGGCTATGTAAAGGGCTGTCAAGATGTCCTATTCTAGGCCAGTGTCCCTGAGATGCATAGCCGCGGGAAATAGTGAAAATAGTTGTACTTGTAAGAGTTGttgccctgtccctttctctgtgattgtCATTCTAAGGGAATCctgaaagaacaaaaccctgtcctcaaACATGTACATCAAATGGTGGAAAGTTATGGACAAAGACACAAAACATccaaatcaaaataaatatttttcttgatcaaataacatggaaaacaacaGTATTTTGTTCAATATTAATTGACCATCCTTACAAATCacttaatgtaaatgtacattactgtattgtacataggctggtcatctaggtttgCACCTGAAGACTTTCCATCACCATGAAAAAAAACATTGCACAATACAGTAATTGAGTACAATTTAGACAAGCGGTTTGTgatgatgtggctcagttggtagagcatggcgcttgcatatctagggttgtgggttcgattcccacaggggaccagtaaaaaataagagtgtctactaaaatgCAAAAGGAATGAATAGACCATTTCAATTTTCTCTTCAAAATaagtatttcaagaaactggaaaacatatATCAAGCAAGTATTTTTAAATTCTACAAGTATTATCAGATTAACTGTTTTGacagataattatcagactcaaGGTACAAATGCTGGTAAACACTTAGTTTACATTTTTTCCACATAAGTAGACCATTATAGTTGTCTTCAGCACAGGCACGTTTTTTTCTTCTGCATTGTTGGCAAAGATAATTGCGGCACCaccacccccaaactacttcccgcAGCTATGCTGAGATGGTTAGCTAGCTGGAGGAAAAACCATAGCTTGTCAGTCGATATAAAACGTTTGAAAACACTGTTCCTTGAGATATAATGATAATTTAAACACAATAATCTACTTGCCATGTCTGTTAAAAATGCAAAAAGGTCTTACCACTGGCAACAAGGGCCAAGACCAAAATGATAGAAGTCATGTTGCTGCTGTCATGAGTACTGGTGGAACTCCTTTATACTGCTTTTTGTTTCTTATTCGTGACTGATAAGTGAGCTTCATCCAACTGGTTTCGTTTTTTTTAAACTTCCCATTCTGTCCAACTGATAAGCCTGATAAGCCAACTGATTAGTACAGAAGGTGTGAGAAACATGTGTCTGTCATTATTGCTCTTAGGCCAGAGATATTGATTCTGGCCTTCTTCCAACTGTCTGGCTTAGAAAGTCATGTAGGCCTACTCTGAACTGCTATCCGGTCAGGCCAAAGACAACCCAAATCCAAATGTGCATTCTTGCAGTCTTAGAATAATCATGTTCTGGACTTGGAAAACTTGGTCTACGGATTTAATAGGATTTGATTGTATTCACTACACATGTAAAAGAGATGCATCAGCAAAGATTTGTTCTAACAATTATTGTAATGGTCTACTTTTTTTGCTAAATGTAAAAGTACTGGTAATTTATGATGTCCTTAAGTGTAATGTGGAACAGGACATCCAGACAGCACTACTCTAAAACCAACATACAGTAGCCTTCATTTTGAAGGGTCAGCAACACCTGTTTACTTCCCAGAGTCTTCGCATCCACACTGCAAATGTTTAACCACGAGAGCACAACCAATGACAAGCAATTcaatctttattttttacttgaaTATGAGAAACTACAGATTACTGAAATTACATGTATGAGGATCAAGTCACAGTGATAGAAAGAGAAATTGGCATGCTCAGCTCAAATATTTGTAGTAAAATAAATGTGGGTGCTTGGTTCAAAAGGCATGTACTAGAAGGAGGGAAAGATTTAGTGGCTTATTTCTTTGCAACAGAGGTCAAAACAAAGACACTTTTCGGCGGCAACCTTTGTCACATTTCTGAGTGAACAATTACGTTTTGGTGGTTCAGTCCGAATGAAGACAACACAACTCCCTGTCAGTCTAAGTTGCCTCTGGCACAGGAAGCATATGTGCATGGAGCAGCAGCAGATCCCATGTCTCAGGTTTCTGTTTACTGCCAGTTCCACATCACAAACCCAGGAGTTCCAAAGAAACATCAATCACACCGATTTGTCTAAAAACTGTTTTCATTTCGAGTGCCTGAGGTGTGTCTATTTGTGATGTGGTGTCTGAACCAGGAAGTTAGTTAAAGTTCCTTTCAAGCACTGAGCTCATGGATATAGTTTCTCTATCCCGAGGGTTTAGACAGTGGACGACACTCGGATGTGGGGTGGGAACTGTTTACCAGTGTGCCATAATTTTTATAAGACATTTATCCCTTCCTATGTACAGATGTCATATATTAAtttgcacagcaggaaatgcaaacttgcagGCTATTCAAgctttaaaaaggcttctaaagtttatattttccactttaaaatagatttgcccaaatgaaaaatgtat
This sequence is a window from Oncorhynchus kisutch isolate 150728-3 linkage group LG1, Okis_V2, whole genome shotgun sequence. Protein-coding genes within it:
- the LOC109893948 gene encoding chymotrypsin-like elastase family member 2A isoform X2 — translated: MTAAHCIDLKLNYRVVVGKHNLAEAEPSAQAYFPAKKGIIVHRHYNPVLLSVGNDIAMIKLAEHVTLSDQVQLACVPAPGTILSNNYPCYITGWGRLTTGGPTPDTLQQALMPVVDHNTCTQSDWWGVSIRRSMVCAGGDGVVGGCNGDSGGPLNCKNSVGVWEVHGIASFVSGQGCNYIKKPTVFTRVSDYNEWIDETMMDN
- the LOC109893948 gene encoding chymotrypsin-like elastase family member 2A isoform X1; translated protein: MTSIILVLALVASASGCGTPAIKPDTTRVVNGVDARPNSWPWQISLQYERNGEYRHTCGGSLIATNWVMTAAHCIDLKLNYRVVVGKHNLAEAEPSAQAYFPAKKGIIVHRHYNPVLLSVGNDIAMIKLAEHVTLSDQVQLACVPAPGTILSNNYPCYITGWGRLTTGGPTPDTLQQALMPVVDHNTCTQSDWWGVSIRRSMVCAGGDGVVGGCNGDSGGPLNCKNSVGVWEVHGIASFVSGQGCNYIKKPTVFTRVSDYNEWIDETMMDN